From Megalobrama amblycephala isolate DHTTF-2021 linkage group LG24, ASM1881202v1, whole genome shotgun sequence, the proteins below share one genomic window:
- the dhh gene encoding desert hedgehog protein gives MTLAPWLRLAWLGLLTAGLYSWLAVDGCGPGPGLGSRPRQRKLTPMSYKQYVPGVSENNLGASGRAEGRITNGSERFKKLVCNYNPDIVFKDEEHTRADRLMTKRCKDCLNKLAIAVMNQWPGVRLRVTEAWDEDGHHPPGSLHYEGRAVDITTSDRNTKKYGLLAQLAVEAGFDWVHYESKYHVHCSVKADHSVAVEKGGCFSGSGLVTMANGVQKPISSLRPGEKVLSLSGSGEIVLSHVLLFLHLDRESRATFFILGTENGKQMALTPNHLIFAAPNLELLHHEYEAIFAKEVRIGDYILTTEDNRGIQPSKVVSISLEERMGVYAPLTEHGNLFVDGVLVSNYASVEDHRLAHWAFWPVRVLFGFFQSEMEENSQRVMVKSSDMVPNICSTNQTFLTNVMHNSSSSTCSKFQDATVEMENEHSFLQQKEIYWYARLLHTLGRIFLDPQKFY, from the exons ATGACGTTGGCTCCTTGGTTAAGGCTGGCATGGCTCGGCCTGCTGACTGCGGGTCTTTATTCATGGCTGGCGGTTGACGGATGCGGGCCGGGTCCCGGTCTCGGCAGTCGCCCTAGGCAACGCAAGTTGACTCCAATGTCTTACAAGCAGTACGTGCCCGGTGTCTCTGAGAACAACCTGGGAGCGAGCGGAAGAGCGGAGGGCAGGATAACGAACGGCTCGGAACGCTTCAAAAAGCTCGTGTGCAACTACAACCCTGACATTGTCTTCAAAGACGAGGAACATACCAGAGCCGACCGGTTGATGACCAAG CGCTGTAAGGACTGCCTCAATAAACTGGCAATAGCAGTAATGAATCAGTGGCCTGGGGTCCGACTGCGAGTGACAGAGGCCTGGGATGAGGACGGCCATCACCCTCCTGGTTCTTTACATTATGAGGGCCGTGCTGTTGACATCACCACCTCAGACcggaacacaaaaaaatatggacTACTTGCACAGTTGGCAGTTGAGGCTGGATTTGACTGGGTGCACTATGAATCCAAGTACCACGTGCATTGCTCTGTCAAAGCCG ATCACTCTGTAGCTGTGGAGAAAGGTGGCTGCTTTTCAGGATCGGGACTTGTGACAATGGCCAATGGTGTGCAAAAGCCTATTTCGAGTTTGCGGCCTGGCGAGAAGGTGCTTTCCTTGTCTGGGTCAGGTGAAATTGTTCTCAGTCACGTACTTCTCTTTCTACATCTGGATAGAGAGAGCAGAGCCACCTTCTTTATTCTTGGCACCGAAAATGGGAAACAAATGGCACTAACACCCAACCACCTCATCTTTGCGGCTCCCAATCTCGAACTGCTCCACCATGAGTATGAAGCTATTTTTGCCAAAGAAGTTAGGATTGGGGACTATATACTTACTACTGAGGACAATAGAGGAATTCAGCCATCTAAAGTGGTCTCAATTTCACTGGAGGAGAGAATGGGGGTTTATGCTCCTTTGACAGAACATGGGAACTTATTTGTGGATGGCGTGCTGGTATCCAACTACGCTTCTGTTGAGGATCACAGACTCGCACACTGGGCGTTTTGGCCTGTCCGTGTCCTGTTTGGATTTTTCCAGTCAGAAATGGAAGAAAACTCACAAAGAGTGATGGTTAAAAGTAGTGACATGGTCCCTAATATCTGTTCCACAAATCAGACGTTCCTTACAAATGTAATGCACAATAGTTCTTCCAGCACATGCAGCAAATTCCAAGACGCCACTGTGGAAATGGAAAATGAACACAGTTTTTTGCAACAAAAGGAGATTTACTGGTATGCAAGGCTTTTGCACACATTAGGGCGGATATTTCTTGACCCTCAGAAGTTTTACTGA